A window of Microbacterium luteolum contains these coding sequences:
- a CDS encoding ABC transporter ATP-binding protein produces the protein MTLVALQDVAKSVLLADDSRLEILRGIDLEVSAGDHVSIVGRSGSGKSTLLNILGMLDAPTSGTVSFEGREVRRMRSGRLDRLRGDNVGFVFQQFNLLPGRTAIDNVMMPLGHAKGRMFWNRRQIAADMLERVGLGHRVDQVADRLSGGEQQRVAIARALVRGPVLILADEPTGALDIDTGASVMSLLDEVATETDAALVTITHDLHVAARARRHYRLDAGTLAPADLSRAFEASTLAAPVPAPPIGPSA, from the coding sequence GTGACGCTGGTCGCTCTGCAGGACGTCGCGAAGAGCGTGCTGCTGGCCGACGACTCGCGACTCGAGATCCTGCGCGGCATCGACCTCGAGGTGAGCGCCGGCGACCACGTCTCGATCGTCGGGCGCTCCGGATCGGGCAAGTCCACGCTGCTCAACATCCTGGGCATGCTCGACGCGCCGACGTCCGGCACGGTCTCCTTCGAAGGGCGCGAAGTGCGCCGCATGCGCTCGGGACGGCTGGACCGCCTGCGCGGCGACAACGTCGGGTTCGTGTTCCAGCAGTTCAACCTGCTGCCGGGACGAACCGCGATCGACAACGTGATGATGCCGCTCGGTCACGCGAAGGGGCGGATGTTCTGGAACCGTCGGCAGATCGCCGCGGACATGCTGGAGCGGGTGGGTCTCGGGCATCGGGTCGACCAGGTCGCCGATCGGCTGTCGGGAGGCGAGCAGCAGCGCGTCGCGATCGCCCGCGCTCTGGTGCGCGGGCCCGTGCTGATCCTCGCCGACGAGCCCACCGGTGCACTCGACATCGACACCGGGGCATCCGTCATGTCGCTCCTCGACGAGGTGGCCACCGAGACGGACGCGGCTCTCGTCACGATCACGCATGACCTGCACGTCGCCGCACGTGCCCGGCGCCACTATCGGCTGGACGCGGGCACCCTCGCGCCGGCCGACCTCAGCCGAGCGTTCGAGGCGTCCACGCTCGCGGCGCCGGTGCCGGCTCCGCCGATCGGCCCGAGCGCGTGA
- a CDS encoding ABC transporter permease, which yields MTGFLGALADAWAEIRVHKLRVLLSLIGIAVSVGALTAVVAISEYQRQYQAEQSDRWGGRAATIVVGVSSEEGEPVDIGDFDERFERVSERFAFSHTARIVQGMTVGVRLPEGITDVNARLMDPVYSQIHREQLLEGRWLRDSDIEALAPAVVISEPLWDRLRRVPLTQHPIVTLTGAGGGTYQVVGVVPRQGFGDEELRIDLLYDGYRDRVDALPEGAWSQYEIWVGPEQADEIGPVLAMDLRAGLPEGQTVSVSRSDWAAQPGTMEVQATFEMVTGGIAALILALGALSLINIQLVAMRQRVREIGVRRAFGASSGRVFFSVFLESLVATTVAGAIGIAIVVAVLRSDWLLTSMFVGMQDVPPFPMRAALIGLVASVIVGAVSGFIPALVALRVKVIDAIRF from the coding sequence GTGACCGGGTTCCTGGGCGCGCTCGCCGATGCCTGGGCGGAGATCCGCGTCCACAAGCTCCGCGTCCTGCTCAGCCTGATCGGCATCGCCGTCTCCGTCGGAGCCCTCACGGCGGTCGTCGCGATCTCCGAGTATCAGCGGCAGTACCAGGCCGAGCAGTCCGATCGGTGGGGAGGCCGCGCCGCGACCATCGTCGTCGGCGTCAGCAGCGAAGAGGGCGAGCCGGTCGACATCGGCGACTTCGACGAGCGCTTCGAGCGGGTGAGCGAGCGCTTCGCCTTCAGCCACACCGCGCGCATCGTGCAGGGGATGACCGTCGGGGTGCGGCTTCCCGAGGGCATCACCGACGTCAACGCGCGGCTGATGGATCCGGTCTACTCGCAGATCCATCGCGAGCAGCTCCTGGAGGGGCGCTGGCTGCGCGATTCCGACATCGAGGCGCTGGCGCCTGCCGTGGTCATCTCGGAGCCGCTGTGGGACCGCCTCAGGCGCGTGCCCCTCACCCAGCATCCGATCGTGACGCTGACCGGGGCCGGGGGCGGCACCTACCAGGTCGTCGGCGTGGTCCCGCGGCAGGGATTCGGCGACGAGGAGCTCCGCATCGATCTGCTCTACGACGGCTACCGCGATCGCGTGGACGCGCTGCCCGAGGGGGCCTGGTCTCAGTACGAGATCTGGGTCGGCCCGGAACAGGCGGACGAGATCGGTCCGGTGCTGGCGATGGACCTCCGGGCGGGCCTGCCCGAGGGGCAGACGGTCTCGGTGAGCAGGTCGGACTGGGCGGCTCAGCCGGGGACGATGGAGGTGCAGGCGACCTTCGAGATGGTGACGGGTGGCATCGCCGCACTGATCCTCGCCCTCGGCGCGCTGAGCCTCATCAACATCCAGCTCGTCGCGATGCGGCAGCGGGTGCGCGAGATCGGCGTCCGCCGTGCGTTCGGGGCGAGCTCCGGACGAGTGTTCTTCTCCGTGTTCCTGGAGAGCCTCGTCGCCACCACCGTCGCGGGAGCCATCGGGATCGCTATCGTCGTCGCGGTGCTCCGGTCGGACTGGCTCCTCACGTCGATGTTCGTCGGGATGCAGGACGTCCCGCCCTTCCCGATGCGGGCGGCGCTCATCGGCCTCGTCGCCTCGGTCATCGTCGGTGCGGTGTCCGGCTTCATCCCCGCGCTCGTCGCGCTGCGGGTGAAGGTGATCGACGCGATCCGCTTCTGA
- a CDS encoding DUF5719 family protein, producing MNGTRAFRVAATSARVITGVAVAVACAVGVVAAIHAPWPEISHDPAQVQVTPLPGDTVLVCNGDLRALGRDSSAPLDMRSAASPTLTEGGTSGRPSSTTLESPDLTDAGDVRVLTGAVEGRTAPLIAATESVTIAEDDLAGFAALACGEPRLESWLVGGSVGTGTEDIVILANAGKVPTTVTLSVYGTTRSARTVVVPAGTQLALPLASIAAGNEAPIVKVNASGAPVRAVLQSSLVRVLDPAGIDLQDAVAGAQKNVVFAGVQAFPVEGDEADMTVMRLLSPEADGEARIVVRATGSREVANEFTVPLSSATPAEVSLSGLEPGTYSVEVEADVPVVAAVRQQDGAGLDSDFAWVTPAPELDADVLVAVPRGPTAQLQLTNTADEDATVSLAPAEGGDGEEIIVPAGQSVSADVEPGTSYLLRPSATVHAAVTMTAPGALAVLPIQAGAGAEQSITVYP from the coding sequence ATGAACGGCACACGCGCTTTCCGAGTCGCCGCCACCAGCGCCCGCGTCATCACCGGGGTCGCGGTCGCCGTCGCGTGCGCGGTCGGTGTCGTCGCCGCCATCCATGCGCCGTGGCCCGAGATCAGTCACGACCCGGCGCAGGTCCAGGTCACGCCGCTGCCCGGCGACACGGTCCTCGTCTGCAACGGCGATCTGCGCGCCCTCGGGCGGGATTCGTCCGCGCCCCTGGACATGCGCTCCGCCGCCTCGCCGACCCTCACCGAGGGCGGCACGTCGGGGAGACCGTCCAGCACGACACTCGAGAGCCCTGACCTGACCGATGCCGGAGACGTCCGCGTGCTCACCGGCGCGGTCGAAGGACGCACAGCGCCGCTGATTGCCGCGACGGAATCCGTGACGATCGCGGAGGACGACCTCGCCGGGTTCGCCGCCCTGGCCTGCGGCGAGCCGCGCCTGGAGTCCTGGCTGGTCGGCGGGAGCGTCGGCACCGGCACCGAGGACATCGTGATCCTGGCCAACGCCGGAAAGGTCCCGACGACGGTCACACTGTCCGTCTACGGCACGACGCGCAGCGCGCGCACCGTGGTCGTGCCGGCCGGCACGCAGCTCGCTCTTCCCCTCGCGTCGATCGCGGCAGGGAACGAGGCCCCCATCGTCAAGGTGAACGCATCGGGAGCGCCGGTGCGTGCGGTCCTGCAGTCCTCGCTCGTGCGCGTGCTCGACCCCGCGGGGATCGACCTCCAGGACGCGGTGGCCGGTGCGCAGAAGAACGTGGTGTTCGCCGGAGTGCAGGCATTCCCCGTCGAGGGCGATGAAGCGGACATGACCGTCATGCGGCTGCTCTCGCCGGAAGCGGACGGGGAGGCGCGCATCGTCGTGCGGGCGACCGGATCGCGCGAGGTGGCGAACGAGTTCACCGTCCCGCTCTCCTCCGCGACCCCCGCGGAGGTCTCGCTGAGCGGACTCGAGCCGGGCACGTACTCGGTCGAGGTGGAGGCCGACGTCCCGGTGGTGGCCGCGGTGCGTCAGCAGGACGGCGCCGGCCTGGATTCCGACTTCGCCTGGGTGACGCCGGCTCCCGAGCTCGATGCCGACGTCCTGGTCGCCGTCCCGCGGGGCCCGACCGCGCAGCTGCAGCTGACGAACACCGCGGATGAGGATGCCACGGTGTCGCTCGCACCCGCCGAGGGCGGCGACGGCGAGGAGATCATCGTCCCCGCGGGGCAGTCGGTGAGCGCCGACGTGGAGCCGGGGACGAGCTATCTGCTTCGCCCTTCGGCCACCGTGCATGCCGCCGTCACCATGACGGCACCCGGCGCTCTCGCGGTGCTCCCGATTCAGGCCGGTGCCGGAGCCGAGCAGTCGATCACCGTCTACCCCTGA
- a CDS encoding efflux RND transporter periplasmic adaptor subunit → MIVWRRWIFPLLLVIVFGACAAALVKIAFFPDRAESIVSPEAGITDPVVAVERGSVVNALSLSGNVARDDKYGVRSELNGTVTAVHVGEGATVAAGQALFTVRQEDPRADIDVLAPESGDVSEIALVKGQAVSVGTESYTLTPARYHLLATVEPVQLYRLVNAPTEGTVTIAGGPAPFVCTGVGVQVSAEGTASVRCAIPVDQTVFAGLPATMDLALGQVEDALVIPVTAVQGGAGTGNVWIDAGDGGEPEERAVKLGVNDGVMVEVTEGLEEGDSIRQFVPGFVAPVEEFCYEVSPGVEQCDSGMNW, encoded by the coding sequence GTGATCGTCTGGCGACGCTGGATCTTCCCCCTCCTTCTCGTGATCGTGTTCGGGGCGTGCGCTGCGGCACTCGTCAAGATCGCCTTCTTCCCCGATCGCGCCGAGAGCATCGTCAGTCCGGAGGCGGGTATCACCGATCCGGTCGTGGCGGTGGAGCGGGGTTCGGTCGTCAACGCCCTGAGCCTGAGCGGGAACGTCGCGAGGGATGACAAGTACGGGGTGCGGAGCGAGCTGAACGGCACCGTCACGGCCGTCCACGTCGGCGAAGGAGCGACGGTCGCGGCGGGTCAGGCGCTCTTCACTGTTCGTCAGGAGGATCCCCGCGCGGACATCGACGTGCTCGCTCCGGAGAGCGGCGACGTGTCGGAGATCGCCCTCGTCAAGGGGCAGGCGGTGTCCGTCGGCACCGAGTCCTACACCCTCACCCCAGCGCGCTACCACCTACTCGCCACCGTGGAGCCCGTGCAGCTGTACCGCCTGGTGAATGCGCCGACCGAGGGCACCGTGACGATCGCCGGTGGCCCGGCTCCCTTCGTCTGCACGGGTGTGGGCGTGCAGGTGAGCGCCGAGGGCACGGCGAGCGTCCGCTGCGCCATCCCTGTTGACCAGACGGTCTTCGCCGGCCTCCCCGCGACCATGGATCTCGCCCTCGGCCAGGTCGAGGACGCGCTGGTCATCCCCGTGACAGCCGTGCAGGGCGGCGCCGGAACCGGGAACGTCTGGATCGACGCCGGGGACGGAGGAGAGCCGGAGGAACGTGCCGTGAAGCTGGGGGTCAACGACGGCGTCATGGTCGAGGTGACCGAGGGGCTGGAGGAGGGCGACAGCATCCGGCAGTTCGTGCCGGGCTTCGTGGCCCCTGTCGAGGAGTTCTGCTACGAGGTCTCGCCCGGTGTGGAGCAGTGCGACAGCGGGATGAACTGGTGA
- a CDS encoding DUF58 domain-containing protein — protein MFVTGRLALALAVGVIPLVLAGLAGYPAYAVFGGWIALCVLLSGIDIALAASPRRVTVTRRLPKRTRIGEPVPVSVALQNHGDRVLHAVIRDAWQPTAGASPARQQLSIPPGERARVAIPLLPRRRGELVSEFVMIRSRGPLGLAGRQARHRVRGAIRVLPAFSSRKHLPSRLARLRELDGNTSIQVRGQGTEFDSLREYVRGDDVRSIDWRATARAGTTMLRTWRPERDRHVVIIIDTGRTAAARVGDGTRVDASLEAALLLAALASRAGDHVHLLMYDRVVRGRVTGVDGTALLPAMTDAMAPVHARLVDTDWHGAFAAVRTLTTRPSLIVVLTAQDAAESARAFLGAFPNASRATTVLVGSVTDDDIADLARRRGSREEIYLAAAAERTLRDAENVADAIRRAGGEAIAADPEELPPRIADRYLELKAAGRL, from the coding sequence GTGTTCGTCACCGGCCGCCTCGCCCTCGCCCTCGCCGTGGGCGTGATCCCGCTCGTCCTCGCAGGACTCGCGGGCTATCCGGCGTACGCGGTGTTCGGCGGATGGATCGCCCTGTGCGTGCTGCTGAGCGGGATCGACATCGCCCTCGCGGCCAGCCCGCGCCGCGTGACGGTGACACGCCGCCTGCCGAAGCGCACCCGGATCGGCGAGCCGGTGCCGGTGAGTGTCGCCCTGCAGAATCACGGTGACCGCGTGCTGCACGCGGTGATCCGCGATGCCTGGCAGCCGACCGCCGGCGCATCACCCGCTCGACAGCAGCTGAGCATCCCTCCCGGCGAACGCGCGCGGGTCGCGATCCCGCTGCTCCCCCGCCGTCGCGGCGAGCTGGTGAGCGAGTTCGTCATGATCCGCTCGCGCGGTCCGCTCGGTCTCGCCGGTCGGCAGGCGCGGCACCGGGTGCGCGGAGCGATCCGCGTGCTGCCCGCGTTCTCCTCGCGCAAGCATCTCCCCTCGCGGCTGGCCAGGCTGCGCGAGCTCGATGGGAACACGAGCATCCAGGTCCGCGGCCAGGGCACGGAGTTCGACTCCCTGCGCGAGTACGTACGCGGCGACGACGTGCGCTCGATCGACTGGCGTGCCACCGCGCGCGCCGGAACGACGATGCTGCGCACCTGGCGCCCCGAGCGCGACCGTCATGTCGTCATCATCATCGACACCGGACGTACGGCGGCCGCTCGGGTGGGCGACGGGACCCGCGTCGACGCCTCGCTCGAGGCGGCCCTCCTGCTCGCCGCTCTCGCCTCGCGCGCCGGCGACCACGTGCACCTGCTAATGTACGACCGCGTGGTGCGCGGCCGGGTCACGGGTGTCGACGGCACGGCGCTCCTCCCGGCGATGACCGATGCGATGGCCCCGGTTCACGCGCGCCTGGTCGACACCGACTGGCACGGCGCCTTCGCCGCGGTCCGCACGCTCACGACCCGCCCCTCGCTCATCGTGGTCCTCACGGCACAGGATGCCGCGGAGTCGGCCAGGGCCTTCCTCGGCGCCTTCCCGAACGCCTCCCGGGCGACGACGGTGCTGGTCGGATCCGTCACGGATGACGACATCGCGGATCTCGCCCGTCGGCGCGGCTCGCGCGAGGAGATCTATCTCGCCGCCGCAGCCGAGCGCACGCTCCGGGATGCGGAGAACGTCGCCGACGCGATCCGTCGAGCCGGGGGCGAGGCCATCGCCGCCGACCCGGAAGAGCTCCCGCCACGCATCGCGGACCGCTACCTCGAGCTCAAGGCCGCCGGTCGACTCTGA
- the ahcY gene encoding adenosylhomocysteinase, translated as MPEFEHRVADLSLAEAGRHQLRLAENEMPGLMALRTEFGAAQPLKGARIAGSLHMTVQTAVLIETLVALGAEVRWASCNIFSTQDEAAAAVVVGPEGAVDAPAGVPVFAWKGETLEEYWACTERIFDWSAEGFDGPNLILDDGGDATLLVHKGAEFEKAGGVPETAAGAAHEYTIILDLLRRSLVSSPDRWTKVAAGLIGVTEETTTGVHRLYELAAASGLLFPAINVNDSVTKSKFDNKYGIRHSLPDGLNRATDVLIGGKVAFVCGYGDVGKGAAEALRGQGARVIVSEVDPICALQAAMDGFQVARLLDVAGEVDIVVTGTGNRDVVTTEHLQALKHLAIVANVGHFDNEIDMAGLEALPGAEKVEIKPQVHEWRMPSGRSVLVLSEGRLMNLGNATGHPSFVMSASFTNQVLAQLELFTNIEAYPTGVHTLPKALDEKVARLHLDALGVQLTTLTEGQAAYIGVPVDGPYKLEHYRY; from the coding sequence ATGCCTGAGTTCGAGCACCGCGTCGCCGATCTGTCCCTCGCTGAAGCCGGCCGTCACCAGCTGCGACTCGCCGAGAACGAGATGCCGGGGCTCATGGCTCTCCGCACGGAGTTCGGCGCGGCGCAGCCGCTGAAGGGCGCGCGGATCGCCGGATCCCTGCACATGACCGTCCAGACGGCGGTGCTCATCGAGACGCTGGTCGCCTTGGGTGCAGAGGTGCGCTGGGCCAGTTGCAACATCTTCTCCACGCAGGACGAGGCCGCGGCCGCCGTGGTCGTCGGTCCGGAGGGGGCGGTCGACGCGCCCGCCGGTGTTCCGGTTTTCGCCTGGAAGGGCGAGACGCTCGAGGAGTACTGGGCGTGCACGGAGCGCATCTTCGACTGGTCAGCCGAGGGCTTCGACGGTCCCAACCTGATCCTCGACGACGGCGGCGACGCCACGCTGCTCGTGCACAAGGGCGCGGAGTTCGAGAAAGCAGGCGGCGTCCCCGAGACGGCGGCGGGCGCCGCGCACGAGTACACGATCATCCTCGACCTGCTGCGTCGTTCGCTCGTCTCCTCGCCCGACCGCTGGACGAAGGTCGCCGCCGGTCTCATCGGCGTCACCGAGGAGACCACGACGGGCGTGCACCGGCTGTACGAGCTCGCGGCCGCCAGCGGACTGCTCTTCCCGGCGATCAACGTCAACGACTCGGTGACCAAGAGCAAGTTCGACAACAAGTACGGCATCCGCCACTCCCTGCCCGACGGCCTGAACCGCGCGACCGACGTGCTCATCGGCGGGAAGGTCGCCTTCGTCTGCGGATACGGAGACGTCGGCAAGGGCGCGGCCGAGGCGCTGCGCGGACAGGGTGCGCGCGTCATCGTCAGCGAGGTCGATCCGATCTGTGCTCTGCAGGCCGCGATGGACGGCTTCCAGGTGGCGCGGTTGCTCGACGTGGCCGGCGAGGTCGACATCGTCGTGACCGGCACCGGGAACCGCGATGTGGTGACCACTGAGCACCTGCAGGCGCTGAAGCACCTGGCGATCGTCGCGAACGTCGGCCACTTCGACAACGAGATCGACATGGCAGGGCTCGAGGCGCTGCCCGGCGCGGAAAAGGTCGAGATCAAGCCGCAGGTGCACGAATGGCGGATGCCGAGCGGTCGCAGCGTGCTCGTCCTCAGCGAGGGGCGCCTGATGAACCTCGGCAACGCCACCGGGCACCCGTCGTTCGTGATGAGCGCGTCGTTCACGAATCAGGTGCTCGCCCAGCTCGAGCTGTTCACGAACATCGAGGCGTACCCGACCGGCGTCCACACGCTGCCGAAGGCGCTCGACGAGAAGGTCGCCCGCCTGCACCTCGATGCCCTGGGCGTGCAACTGACCACCCTGACCGAGGGGCAGGCCGCGTACATCGGGGTTCCCGTCGACGGCCCCTACAAGCTGGAGCACTACCGCTATTGA
- a CDS encoding DUF3499 family protein, giving the protein MDGRLCSKVGCAREAVATLTYDYGDQMAALGPLGAPNDPQAHDLCSPHADRMSVPSGWIVVRHEALRA; this is encoded by the coding sequence ATGGACGGACGACTCTGCTCGAAGGTCGGCTGCGCGCGAGAAGCGGTGGCCACGCTCACCTACGATTACGGCGACCAGATGGCCGCTCTGGGACCGCTCGGCGCGCCGAACGATCCGCAGGCTCACGATCTGTGCTCGCCTCATGCGGATCGCATGTCGGTTCCGTCGGGCTGGATCGTCGTGCGGCACGAGGCGCTTCGCGCCTGA
- a CDS encoding stage II sporulation protein M, producing the protein MDADALSDARRAEWERLDELSRARLDGAGVDELIVRYRAASADLAELKTSVGESPQGAYLSTILVRARLRLTGASDSILTQTARFFSLQLPAALYRLRWTTLIIAVSFIAIGVGTAAWIASDPALIATLGPPDALEQYADESFTGYYTENPAAEFMGMVWTNNAWIAMQCVLFGVTGIWPIAMLVQNAMGLGVSGAVMAAHDKADIMLLYILPHGMLELTCIFVAAAAGLHIFWAWVAPGARSRGEALAEEGRSLATVALGLVFALFLAGLVEGFVTGWSLPWPVKIGIGAAALAVFLIYMIVIGGRAHRRGASGDLVEYEAGTPRLVAG; encoded by the coding sequence GTGGATGCCGATGCGCTGTCTGATGCACGCCGCGCCGAATGGGAGCGGCTGGACGAGCTCAGCCGTGCCCGCCTGGATGGGGCGGGCGTCGACGAGCTGATCGTCCGCTACCGCGCGGCATCCGCCGATCTCGCCGAGCTGAAGACCTCGGTGGGGGAGTCGCCTCAGGGGGCCTACCTCTCCACGATCCTGGTGCGTGCGCGGCTCCGCCTCACGGGCGCCTCCGACAGCATCCTCACGCAGACCGCGCGATTCTTCAGCCTGCAGCTTCCCGCGGCCCTCTACCGGCTGCGCTGGACGACGCTGATCATCGCGGTCTCGTTCATCGCGATCGGCGTCGGCACCGCGGCGTGGATCGCGAGCGATCCTGCGCTCATCGCGACCCTCGGTCCGCCCGACGCGCTCGAGCAGTACGCCGACGAGAGCTTCACCGGCTACTACACCGAGAATCCGGCAGCCGAGTTCATGGGGATGGTCTGGACGAACAACGCCTGGATCGCGATGCAGTGCGTGCTCTTCGGGGTGACCGGGATCTGGCCGATCGCGATGCTCGTGCAGAACGCGATGGGTCTCGGCGTGTCCGGAGCGGTGATGGCCGCGCACGACAAGGCCGACATCATGCTGCTCTACATCCTCCCGCACGGCATGCTCGAGCTGACCTGCATCTTCGTCGCGGCGGCCGCCGGACTGCACATCTTCTGGGCGTGGGTGGCGCCAGGAGCCCGCTCGCGCGGCGAGGCGCTCGCGGAAGAGGGCAGGTCGCTCGCGACGGTCGCTCTCGGGCTGGTGTTCGCGCTGTTCCTCGCGGGACTCGTCGAGGGCTTCGTCACCGGCTGGTCGCTGCCGTGGCCGGTGAAGATCGGCATCGGCGCGGCGGCGCTCGCCGTGTTCCTCATCTACATGATCGTGATCGGCGGCCGTGCCCACCGTCGAGGTGCGTCGGGCGACCTGGTCGAATACGAGGCCGGCACTCCGCGTCTCGTCGCCGGCTGA
- a CDS encoding RDD family protein translates to MSVPIDASDEVLSGEAVAIDVQPVGFLLRALGALIDMVLGFAVFILWLFLRIWLLDAGVLDDATDRIATVAALVVSFVVLPITMEVAMKGRSLGKLAVGGRIVRVDGGAAGFRHAFIRALLGVLEIYGTFGGIAVLTGAFNARSQRLGDLVAGTYSQRVRTPRLVPLVPILPPELGGWAQIADVARLPDRLARRISQFLQSAPRMVPAARARVAQDLLTEAMPYVSPMPPAHPEAVLIGITVLRRERERRALENSDRRAEKLTGRRVGV, encoded by the coding sequence ATGTCCGTCCCGATCGATGCGTCCGACGAGGTGCTCTCCGGTGAAGCCGTCGCCATCGATGTGCAGCCGGTCGGCTTCCTGCTCCGCGCCCTGGGCGCCCTGATCGACATGGTGCTCGGCTTCGCCGTGTTCATCCTCTGGCTCTTCCTGCGCATCTGGCTGCTCGACGCCGGCGTGCTCGACGACGCCACGGACCGCATCGCGACGGTCGCGGCGCTGGTCGTCAGCTTCGTGGTCCTGCCGATCACCATGGAGGTGGCGATGAAGGGCCGCAGCCTCGGCAAGCTCGCGGTCGGCGGGCGCATCGTCCGCGTCGACGGGGGCGCGGCGGGGTTCCGCCACGCTTTCATCCGCGCCCTGCTGGGTGTGCTGGAGATCTACGGCACCTTCGGGGGCATCGCGGTGCTCACCGGCGCCTTCAACGCCCGGTCGCAGCGTCTGGGCGACCTCGTCGCCGGCACCTACAGCCAGCGTGTGCGCACACCGCGGCTCGTGCCGCTCGTCCCGATCCTGCCGCCCGAGCTCGGAGGCTGGGCGCAGATCGCTGACGTGGCACGGCTTCCGGACCGGCTCGCGCGACGCATCTCCCAGTTCCTGCAGAGCGCCCCTCGCATGGTCCCCGCCGCCAGGGCCAGGGTCGCGCAGGACCTGCTCACGGAGGCGATGCCGTACGTCTCGCCGATGCCGCCCGCGCACCCGGAGGCCGTGCTGATCGGCATCACGGTGCTGCGCAGAGAACGTGAGCGCCGCGCGCTGGAGAACTCCGACCGACGGGCCGAGAAGCTCACCGGTCGTCGCGTCGGGGTCTGA